Proteins encoded together in one Prosthecobacter debontii window:
- a CDS encoding ATP-binding protein, which yields MLRSWHGLFLIFTTLLLLLVMGTVVRSGRLAEEGSELVTHTNEVIGEYLRLRAIVTEVESSTRGYAMTRQVELLKPLERARQQATAVLARLRKQTADNADQQKILPELTALVEKHLDYQQQLADTATGGDADQPLRQIISNSQGVAEQMQHMLDQGILTERSLHAGRENQLRKVLQTMNVTGIGGIVLAVITAMVSFIMLQRSHRSAMRAIELEVEKERAIEADSQKSRFLANMSHEIRTPMNAIIGFADLLGGLVRDERARGYLRAIQSSGRSLLDLINDILDISRIESGKLSLRPEPASVKEIVEGVAVVVKKLAEDKGLALEAKVERQVPAMLMVDALRLRQILLNLTSNAVKFTHKGRVKVHVSTLGTPKPGEACTLQIQVSDTGVGIAADDLERIFSAFEQVSTQSRSGAQGTGLGLSITRRLVELMDGEISVNSELGKGSVFTVILPGLPPSQAPNDPPSEHTANFNQLRPATILVVDDNATNRELIAGYLHGSHHEMLFAQDGMEALDLARSAKPDVILMDIRMPRMDGKWARQILKEDDRTAAIPVIAQTASSMPAESAKLAEMFDGYLRKPFYQKQLYKELENVLGHSTMRFTTPREHEPEPLNVPTTVMESLDASTTASWPGLAPRLKALEEGDVQRFLDTVPMLEIGTFGHHLHQEAARHDCPPLARYASALFTAAEAFEVEQVERLLRDFPAFSRRITGVKSA from the coding sequence ATGCTCCGCTCCTGGCACGGTCTGTTTCTTATCTTCACTACGCTGCTGCTCCTGCTCGTCATGGGCACGGTGGTGCGCAGTGGCCGCTTGGCTGAGGAGGGCAGTGAATTGGTGACTCATACGAATGAGGTGATTGGTGAATATCTGCGCCTCCGCGCCATCGTGACCGAGGTGGAGTCCTCCACTCGTGGTTATGCCATGACCCGCCAGGTGGAGTTGCTCAAGCCTCTGGAAAGAGCCCGTCAACAAGCTACCGCCGTGCTGGCACGACTACGTAAGCAGACCGCGGATAATGCTGATCAACAAAAGATTCTTCCAGAACTGACCGCGCTTGTGGAGAAGCATCTGGATTACCAGCAGCAGCTGGCCGATACAGCGACGGGAGGAGACGCGGATCAGCCCCTGCGTCAGATCATTAGCAACAGTCAGGGCGTGGCCGAGCAGATGCAGCACATGCTGGATCAAGGCATCCTGACCGAGCGCAGCCTGCATGCCGGTCGTGAGAACCAACTGCGCAAGGTGCTCCAGACCATGAATGTCACCGGCATCGGCGGTATCGTGCTTGCCGTCATCACGGCCATGGTGAGTTTCATCATGCTTCAGCGCAGCCACCGCTCCGCCATGCGCGCCATCGAGCTGGAGGTGGAAAAGGAGCGAGCCATCGAAGCCGACAGCCAGAAATCCCGCTTCCTGGCCAACATGAGTCATGAGATCCGCACCCCGATGAATGCCATCATCGGTTTTGCCGATTTGTTAGGCGGCCTTGTCAGGGATGAACGCGCCCGTGGTTATCTGCGGGCCATCCAGAGCAGCGGCCGCTCTCTCCTGGATTTGATCAATGACATCCTGGACATCTCACGCATCGAGTCTGGTAAGCTCTCCCTGCGGCCTGAACCCGCGAGTGTGAAAGAGATCGTGGAAGGCGTGGCCGTGGTGGTGAAAAAACTGGCGGAAGATAAAGGACTGGCACTGGAGGCCAAGGTGGAGCGCCAAGTCCCTGCCATGCTCATGGTGGATGCCCTGCGTTTACGTCAAATCTTACTGAACCTCACCAGCAATGCGGTGAAGTTCACGCACAAAGGCCGAGTCAAAGTTCATGTCAGTACCCTAGGCACGCCAAAGCCCGGCGAAGCCTGCACCCTCCAGATCCAAGTTTCGGATACCGGGGTTGGTATCGCGGCCGATGATCTGGAGCGCATCTTCTCCGCCTTTGAGCAGGTCAGCACCCAGAGCCGCAGCGGGGCCCAGGGCACAGGCTTGGGGCTCAGCATCACGCGGCGTTTGGTGGAGCTCATGGATGGGGAGATCAGCGTCAACAGTGAGCTCGGGAAAGGCAGCGTCTTCACCGTCATTCTCCCTGGACTCCCTCCCTCTCAAGCTCCCAATGACCCGCCCAGTGAACACACGGCGAATTTCAATCAGCTACGCCCGGCCACCATCCTGGTGGTGGATGACAATGCGACGAACCGCGAGCTCATCGCCGGGTATCTGCATGGCAGTCATCATGAGATGTTGTTCGCGCAGGATGGCATGGAGGCGCTGGATCTGGCCCGCTCGGCCAAGCCGGATGTGATCCTCATGGACATCCGCATGCCGCGCATGGATGGCAAGTGGGCTCGTCAAATCCTGAAGGAAGATGACCGCACGGCAGCCATTCCTGTGATTGCGCAGACAGCCTCGTCCATGCCGGCCGAGAGTGCCAAGCTGGCAGAGATGTTCGATGGCTATCTGCGCAAGCCGTTTTATCAAAAGCAGTTATACAAGGAACTGGAAAATGTGCTCGGGCACTCCACGATGCGCTTTACCACACCGCGTGAGCACGAGCCTGAACCGCTGAATGTGCCGACGACGGTGATGGAGTCTCTGGACGCCAGCACCACAGCTTCCTGGCCGGGGCTGGCCCCGCGTCTGAAGGCTCTGGAGGAGGGGGATGTGCAACGCTTTCTGGATACCGTTCCCATGCTCGAGATCGGCACCTTTGGGCATCATCTTCACCAGGAGGCGGCACGGCATGATTGTCCGCCTCTCGCACGCTACGCCAGCGCCCTCTTCACCGCCGCTGAGGCCTTTGAGGTGGAGCAGGTGGAGCGCCTGCTGCGGGATTTCCCCGCCTTCTCTCGCCGCATCACCGGCGTCAAGTCAGCCTAA
- a CDS encoding lmo0937 family membrane protein produces MLYTVAVILLVLWLLGLVTSYTLSGFIHILLVLAVVSILVRLIQGRRPI; encoded by the coding sequence ATGTTATACACCGTCGCTGTCATTCTTCTCGTCCTCTGGCTGTTGGGTCTCGTCACCAGCTACACCCTCAGCGGATTCATCCACATTCTGCTGGTGCTGGCCGTGGTCAGTATCCTTGTCCGTCTCATCCAGGGACGTCGTCCGATTTGA
- a CDS encoding zinc-binding metallopeptidase family protein — translation MRTYTCVCGQPVFFNNSVCISCGRAVGFDPQTLEMRSMNLTPEGTLEDAVVIPMPKKRGLFRRTPKPPAAPRFRYCANLNVCACNWLIPLETDPTVTLCAGCTTTRVIPDLSKPENPERWIKLETAKRRLLYTLLDLKLWGPQARLQPPFPLVFDFLEDVPGQPPVLTGHQNGVITLNVMEADDDVRERNRLQMKEPYRSLLGHFRHESGHYYWDMLIRDGLWLTEFRTLFGDDTQDYSAALQRNYAEGAPLGWETGHISSYAACHPWEDWAETWAHWLHMRDTLETAEAAQCQSNIPRPKIDTSILCGEGQTPTPEMQAFGERMGRWVALTTLVNELTRSMGQPDAYPFVCSGEVLKKLYFIDRVVGAL, via the coding sequence ATGAGAACCTACACCTGTGTTTGCGGTCAGCCCGTTTTCTTTAACAATAGCGTCTGCATCTCCTGCGGTCGGGCCGTGGGTTTTGATCCTCAGACACTCGAGATGAGGTCTATGAATCTGACTCCAGAGGGCACATTGGAGGATGCCGTGGTCATCCCCATGCCGAAGAAACGCGGACTCTTCCGCCGCACGCCAAAGCCCCCTGCGGCCCCCCGTTTCCGCTACTGTGCCAACCTCAACGTTTGCGCCTGCAACTGGCTCATCCCACTGGAAACGGACCCGACCGTGACCCTCTGCGCCGGCTGCACCACCACGAGGGTGATCCCTGATCTCTCCAAACCGGAAAACCCAGAGCGCTGGATCAAGCTCGAAACGGCCAAGCGGCGGCTGCTTTACACGCTCCTGGATCTGAAGCTGTGGGGACCGCAGGCGCGCTTGCAGCCGCCCTTCCCCCTGGTTTTCGACTTTCTAGAGGATGTGCCTGGCCAGCCGCCAGTGCTGACCGGCCACCAAAATGGGGTCATTACCCTGAATGTGATGGAGGCCGATGATGATGTGCGGGAGCGGAATCGCCTGCAGATGAAGGAGCCGTATCGTTCCTTGCTCGGGCACTTCCGCCATGAGTCAGGCCACTATTACTGGGACATGCTCATTCGCGACGGCCTCTGGCTCACGGAGTTTCGCACGCTCTTCGGGGATGATACCCAGGATTATTCAGCGGCTCTCCAGCGCAATTACGCGGAGGGCGCCCCTCTAGGTTGGGAGACTGGCCATATCAGCTCCTATGCCGCCTGTCATCCCTGGGAAGATTGGGCAGAAACCTGGGCACACTGGCTGCATATGCGTGACACGCTGGAGACGGCCGAGGCGGCTCAATGCCAGAGTAACATCCCGCGCCCGAAGATCGACACCTCCATCCTATGTGGTGAGGGCCAGACCCCCACGCCAGAGATGCAGGCGTTTGGCGAGCGTATGGGCCGCTGGGTCGCTCTCACGACCCTCGTGAATGAACTCACGCGCAGCATGGGCCAGCCAGATGCTTATCCCTTTGTGTGTAGCGGTGAAGTCTTGAAAAAGCTCTACTTCATCGATCGCGTGGTCGGCGCTTTGTGA
- a CDS encoding entericidin A/B family lipoprotein: protein MKTIQDSPAVTSASQDETIAQKLALFVFVFGMLILTTSFLSSCNTTRGLGRDVQKVGNTIERGADRVQANMP, encoded by the coding sequence ATGAAAACCATTCAAGATTCCCCTGCTGTCACTTCCGCTTCCCAAGACGAAACCATCGCTCAAAAACTGGCCCTGTTTGTTTTCGTCTTTGGAATGCTGATTCTGACCACTTCTTTCCTCAGCAGTTGCAATACCACCCGAGGCCTGGGCCGCGATGTCCAGAAAGTGGGCAATACCATCGAACGAGGTGCCGACCGCGTGCAGGCCAACATGCCATGA
- a CDS encoding sulfotransferase family 2 domain-containing protein yields the protein MVYPNPQIYHDLKAMFVHVPKAAGTSIENTLLKYDSLSICGGHTTAVGYRRAYPDHFETYYKFSVVRHPVDRFLSAYSYLISRPINEGLANRVVHECGDIQSFIDKALSDPAVLDRIVHFLPQKKFICDGDGRILVDSVFRFEKLDEAWLEISTRLGFDYQPLLKLNPSPRLDDRDGLAARIHDLMQRVYRDDFSIFQYEFDSHH from the coding sequence ATGGTCTATCCCAACCCTCAGATTTACCACGACCTAAAAGCCATGTTTGTGCATGTGCCTAAAGCGGCGGGAACATCCATTGAGAACACCTTGCTTAAATACGACAGTCTCAGTATCTGCGGGGGTCATACGACGGCAGTGGGTTACCGGAGGGCGTATCCTGATCATTTTGAGACCTATTACAAATTTTCTGTGGTTCGTCACCCGGTTGACAGATTTCTATCCGCCTATTCTTACTTGATCAGTCGGCCCATCAATGAAGGTTTAGCCAATCGAGTCGTTCATGAATGTGGCGATATCCAATCCTTCATCGACAAAGCGCTCAGCGATCCTGCCGTCCTTGATCGAATTGTGCACTTTCTTCCTCAAAAAAAATTTATCTGCGATGGGGATGGCCGGATCTTAGTCGACTCAGTCTTCAGGTTCGAGAAGCTGGACGAGGCTTGGCTAGAGATATCAACTCGATTGGGCTTTGATTATCAACCGCTCCTTAAGTTAAACCCATCTCCGAGGCTTGATGATCGTGACGGACTCGCTGCGAGAATTCATGACCTGATGCAAAGGGTCTATCGAGACGATTTCTCGATTTTTCAATATGAGTTCGATTCCCATCACTAG
- a CDS encoding HupE/UreJ family protein translates to MLKSLHTGLLLPLLLLLGLQDVLPLLASSFDLRTFADETLTGFRHILPEGLDHMAFILGLFFLSRELPTLLLQTTLFTAAHSFVLGLVVFTGLHIPVHWVELGVGLSIALLGLEGLRPALLQRWRPLMILAFGGIHGLAFAHSLVQAENIRRSPLSALFGFNLGVELGQLTLILALVLLFSPWWQRTWYHPRVRQPALALITLSGLHWAWARW, encoded by the coding sequence ATGCTGAAAAGCCTCCACACCGGTCTCCTCCTACCCTTGCTGCTCCTCCTGGGCCTGCAGGACGTGCTCCCGCTGCTGGCCAGCAGCTTTGACCTCCGCACCTTCGCCGATGAAACCCTCACCGGCTTCCGCCACATCCTGCCGGAGGGGCTGGATCACATGGCCTTCATCCTCGGCCTCTTCTTCCTCTCCCGGGAACTCCCCACCCTGCTCCTCCAGACCACGCTCTTCACCGCCGCGCACTCCTTCGTACTCGGCCTCGTCGTCTTCACCGGTCTGCACATCCCCGTGCATTGGGTCGAGCTCGGCGTCGGCCTCAGCATCGCCCTGCTCGGGCTGGAGGGTCTGCGCCCCGCCCTGCTCCAGCGCTGGCGCCCGCTCATGATCCTCGCCTTTGGCGGCATCCACGGCCTCGCCTTCGCTCACAGCCTCGTCCAGGCTGAGAACATCCGGCGCAGCCCCCTCTCCGCCCTCTTCGGGTTCAATCTCGGCGTCGAGCTCGGCCAGCTCACCCTCATCCTCGCCCTCGTCCTACTCTTCAGCCCCTGGTGGCAGCGCACCTGGTATCATCCACGCGTGCGTCAGCCCGCCCTCGCCCTCATCACCCTCTCCGGCCTCCACTGGGCCTGGGCTAGGTGGTGA
- the radC gene encoding RadC family protein codes for MSHRIHDLPEEDRPRERLLRLGAGVLTDAELLAIFINTGTKGENAIQVAQRLLREVGTLRQLSRTSPAELAASRALGPAKAAHLAAAFELGKRAEREWVKETPLNAPELIYRYLAAEMQCLGHESVRVLLVNTRLHLLRDEEVFRGSVNESVAHPREILQRAIVHKAYGFAIAHNHPSGDPRPSEADKVFTKKLREGAEILGLTFLDHLIIGLPAEGRGQPYFSFRESGML; via the coding sequence ATGTCGCATCGCATCCACGATTTGCCCGAGGAGGACCGTCCACGTGAACGTCTGTTGAGACTGGGGGCCGGGGTCCTGACGGATGCGGAATTGCTGGCGATCTTCATCAATACGGGCACGAAAGGGGAAAATGCGATTCAGGTGGCGCAGCGTCTACTGCGGGAGGTGGGCACCCTGAGGCAGCTCTCGCGCACGAGCCCGGCGGAGCTGGCGGCAAGTCGGGCGCTGGGTCCGGCAAAGGCGGCTCATTTAGCGGCGGCGTTTGAGCTGGGGAAACGAGCGGAGCGGGAGTGGGTGAAGGAGACGCCGCTGAATGCCCCGGAACTGATCTACCGGTATCTGGCGGCGGAGATGCAGTGCCTGGGGCATGAATCGGTACGGGTGCTGCTGGTGAATACTCGGCTGCATCTGCTGCGGGATGAGGAGGTCTTCCGTGGCAGTGTGAATGAGAGTGTGGCTCACCCCCGTGAGATCCTGCAGCGGGCGATTGTCCATAAGGCCTATGGGTTTGCCATCGCTCACAATCATCCCTCAGGGGATCCTCGACCCAGTGAGGCGGATAAGGTCTTCACGAAGAAGCTGCGGGAAGGCGCGGAGATCCTGGGCCTCACCTTCCTGGATCACCTCATCATCGGTCTGCCAGCAGAGGGCAGGGGACAGCCGTATTTCAGCTTTCGGGAGAGCGGGATGCTGTGA
- a CDS encoding DUF883 family protein has translation MSLLFKRKPLNTTERFQHSLRTISDEAKGILDSLGQDSQAYTGQIKERLSGIADYAGEASHEIERQIRRNASQLNKVVHNRPYEFLGVAVGVGLLFGLLLSSGSSSQRR, from the coding sequence ATGAGCCTGCTTTTTAAACGCAAACCCTTGAATACCACCGAGCGCTTTCAGCACAGTCTGCGCACCATCTCCGATGAAGCCAAAGGCATCCTTGATAGCCTCGGCCAAGATTCCCAGGCCTACACGGGCCAGATCAAAGAACGCCTCTCCGGCATCGCCGATTATGCTGGTGAAGCCAGCCATGAGATCGAGCGTCAGATTCGTCGTAATGCTTCGCAATTGAATAAGGTCGTGCACAATCGGCCCTATGAATTCCTGGGGGTCGCCGTCGGCGTAGGCCTGCTGTTTGGCTTATTGCTCTCCAGCGGCAGCAGCAGCCAGCGTCGTTGA
- a CDS encoding 3D domain-containing protein, with product MNTTRLLRCSVALSVTAASLSLSSCALSPLEAIGWASPQPKEGAPLQPGVRYEVRKALAAGVPFRPKEMKRYYFVMEQPRPPLLAATQKPGSYMNVRTTAYCHDEADHLAYGMKTALGTPLQFGSIRSAAADWSRYPVGTRFRIAGQPDVVYEVDDYGSALVGTGTIDLYKPNQNMMDDWGVRHVDIEVLHWGSYARSMEIMRDRIRWPHVRHMVEDIQAKVYQATLQSLKTPMTASL from the coding sequence ATGAACACAACCCGCCTGCTCCGTTGTTCGGTGGCTCTTTCGGTGACCGCCGCGTCACTTTCCCTTTCGTCCTGTGCACTTTCCCCCTTGGAGGCGATTGGTTGGGCCAGCCCGCAGCCGAAAGAAGGTGCCCCTTTGCAGCCCGGCGTGCGCTATGAAGTGCGCAAGGCCTTGGCGGCAGGGGTACCCTTCCGCCCCAAAGAGATGAAGCGCTACTACTTCGTCATGGAACAGCCGCGCCCACCCCTGCTGGCGGCGACCCAGAAGCCGGGTAGCTACATGAATGTGCGGACCACGGCCTACTGTCATGATGAGGCGGACCATCTGGCCTACGGCATGAAAACGGCCCTCGGCACGCCGTTGCAGTTTGGCAGCATCCGCAGTGCAGCGGCGGATTGGTCCCGCTACCCGGTTGGCACTCGGTTCCGCATCGCGGGTCAGCCCGATGTGGTGTATGAGGTGGATGACTATGGCAGTGCGCTGGTAGGCACGGGCACGATCGATCTTTATAAGCCTAACCAAAACATGATGGATGACTGGGGCGTGCGGCATGTGGACATCGAGGTCCTGCATTGGGGATCCTATGCCCGCAGCATGGAGATCATGCGGGATCGCATCCGCTGGCCGCATGTGCGACACATGGTGGAGGATATCCAGGCCAAGGTTTATCAAGCCACCTTGCAGAGTCTGAAAACTCCTATGACAGCATCCTTATAA
- a CDS encoding GlcNAc-transferase family protein — translation MIFVQIAAYRDPELLPTIQDCLATAKYPNDLRFGICWQTDLDDHSISEFQDDKRFRIERVHWVESQGLGWARSKIQKLYEGETYTLQLDSHHRFAEHWDEFLIESLATCGSQKPIVTTYAGMYDPTQNIKIQQPPSKMVAEKFTPSGTILFRPHHIGGWQDLDRPIPARFVSGHYFFTLGSHCEEYLYDPNIYFAGDEISLSIRSYTMGYDLYHPHRNVVWHEYTRTGRTKHWDDHITKAVPQGVTTEWWKRDTLSKRRLRKLLREEENEENLGVYGLGTIRTHEDYMRYAGIDFAGRRLQRDTLSGVNPPNTYVDDSSWDEGFMKIHRLNLQWKGEDVSQCDDLKFLYIGVEDAQGNVIYRYDATPGSVEAQAGDGCKAVEFHAEREPSILVLWPVSQSKGWLKKIVYPL, via the coding sequence ATGATTTTTGTTCAGATTGCAGCTTACCGTGATCCAGAGTTATTGCCGACGATTCAAGACTGTCTTGCCACGGCGAAGTATCCCAACGATTTAAGATTTGGCATTTGTTGGCAGACAGACCTCGATGATCACTCGATCTCTGAATTTCAAGATGACAAACGATTTCGCATTGAACGAGTCCATTGGGTAGAGAGTCAGGGCCTAGGCTGGGCGCGGTCCAAAATTCAAAAGTTGTATGAAGGTGAGACCTACACGCTTCAGTTGGATTCCCATCATCGATTCGCCGAACATTGGGATGAATTCCTGATCGAGTCGCTCGCGACATGCGGGAGCCAAAAACCCATCGTCACGACTTATGCCGGCATGTATGATCCGACGCAGAATATAAAAATCCAGCAACCACCGTCGAAGATGGTGGCAGAGAAATTTACTCCATCTGGCACAATTCTATTTCGCCCTCATCATATCGGGGGCTGGCAGGATCTTGATAGACCAATACCTGCACGATTCGTTTCTGGACATTATTTCTTCACTCTGGGTTCTCATTGTGAAGAGTATTTATACGATCCTAACATCTATTTTGCTGGAGATGAAATTAGCCTTAGCATCCGCTCTTATACAATGGGTTATGACCTCTACCATCCTCACAGGAATGTGGTGTGGCACGAGTATACCCGTACTGGCAGGACCAAGCATTGGGATGATCACATCACGAAAGCCGTGCCTCAAGGCGTGACAACGGAGTGGTGGAAGCGCGACACTCTCAGCAAGAGGCGACTTCGGAAATTACTCAGGGAGGAGGAAAATGAGGAGAACTTGGGAGTCTATGGACTGGGCACCATCCGAACGCACGAGGACTACATGCGATACGCTGGTATTGATTTTGCCGGTCGGCGCCTGCAGCGCGATACTCTGAGCGGCGTGAATCCACCAAACACTTATGTTGACGATAGCAGTTGGGATGAGGGTTTCATGAAGATTCATCGACTGAACCTGCAATGGAAGGGGGAGGATGTGAGCCAATGTGACGATCTAAAATTCCTCTATATCGGTGTCGAAGATGCGCAGGGTAATGTGATTTATCGTTATGATGCGACTCCTGGTAGCGTCGAGGCACAGGCTGGAGATGGCTGTAAAGCGGTGGAATTCCACGCGGAGAGAGAGCCATCTATTTTGGTTCTATGGCCCGTCAGCCAATCGAAGGGATGGCTGAAAAAAATTGTTTATCCTTTGTAG
- a CDS encoding DUF3096 domain-containing protein, producing MSANLTPIMSIVAGICVLIFPQLLNYVVAIYLILTGILALMK from the coding sequence ATGAGTGCCAACTTGACCCCAATCATGTCCATCGTCGCCGGTATCTGCGTGCTGATCTTTCCCCAGCTCCTGAACTACGTGGTGGCCATTTATCTCATTCTCACAGGCATCCTTGCCCTGATGAAATGA
- a CDS encoding AI-2E family transporter: MEALQLHLIPLIRLATVALTVAMLWWGREFLMPLAMAALLTFLLTPVVSFFKHRLRFSCTLAVITVTLLSFSFLGSVFWALGLQLRDLAEELPSYRTTIQQRISSLREVGNNRVLERLSDLARDVSGQASQPDPGVSSAPAEPPVFIERSTNKLQETVMSAGALLADSLGTAAVVVVFVIFMLLRQQDLRNRVIHLVGYSRLTTTTRALDEAASRVSRYLLMQTLINTVYGLMLGLGFWLIGLPYVVLWGALAAIFRFVPYIGPWIAAILPTALSLVVFDGWTQPLFVITLIASLELLTNMILEPMLYGHSAGVSDIALLIAILFWTWVWGSVGLLLATPLTVCLVVFCKYIPEMHFVEVLMGEKPQVQPSLLVFQRLLVGDVEEAESFVQNSVRERGAEPTIDQVLLPAAVQVRREMLAGRLNREETESILGTLSELADEAEPNGEDLLEPPPSETRPLLLCRSFDASADAIALRWLERRLAPGFLKWESIPKSALVSEVIEQVERLQPRLVCISAVPPGVSSQAQILCKRLRHRFPELQILLARWGGQTAESTLETGASWVVTTTEAARERLTEALRLDRPVANEEDGGKTKKNEASFVASRRYGL; this comes from the coding sequence ATGGAAGCGCTTCAGCTTCATCTGATCCCTCTGATCCGGCTCGCCACGGTGGCTCTCACCGTGGCGATGCTATGGTGGGGTCGAGAGTTTCTCATGCCGCTGGCCATGGCGGCACTTTTGACCTTTCTTTTGACGCCGGTTGTTTCGTTCTTCAAACACCGGCTTCGATTCAGTTGCACGCTGGCGGTGATTACGGTCACCTTGCTTTCGTTCTCCTTTCTAGGCAGCGTGTTTTGGGCACTGGGCTTGCAATTACGAGACCTCGCGGAGGAACTGCCGAGCTACCGCACCACCATCCAGCAGCGGATTTCCAGCCTGCGTGAGGTGGGGAATAACCGCGTATTGGAGCGCTTGTCCGATCTCGCCCGAGATGTCTCGGGACAGGCTAGCCAGCCGGACCCTGGAGTTAGCAGCGCGCCTGCGGAGCCCCCCGTTTTTATCGAGCGTTCGACCAACAAGCTTCAGGAGACGGTCATGTCAGCCGGGGCGCTGCTGGCGGATAGTTTGGGCACAGCGGCGGTGGTGGTGGTCTTTGTCATCTTCATGCTGCTGCGCCAGCAGGATTTACGAAACCGGGTGATCCATCTGGTAGGCTACAGCCGCCTCACCACCACCACCCGGGCGCTGGATGAAGCTGCCTCTCGAGTGAGCCGGTATCTGCTCATGCAGACGCTGATCAATACGGTCTATGGTCTGATGCTCGGTTTGGGTTTTTGGCTCATCGGGCTGCCTTACGTCGTGTTATGGGGGGCCTTAGCTGCCATTTTTCGGTTCGTGCCTTACATCGGTCCCTGGATTGCGGCGATCTTGCCCACGGCGCTCAGCTTGGTGGTCTTTGATGGCTGGACGCAACCCTTGTTCGTCATCACTCTCATCGCCTCGCTGGAGCTGCTTACCAATATGATCCTGGAGCCGATGCTATATGGACACAGTGCTGGAGTGTCAGACATCGCTTTGCTGATCGCCATCCTTTTCTGGACTTGGGTGTGGGGCTCTGTCGGGCTGCTTTTGGCCACGCCTCTGACGGTGTGTTTGGTGGTGTTTTGCAAATACATTCCCGAGATGCACTTTGTGGAGGTGCTCATGGGGGAAAAGCCCCAGGTCCAACCCTCCCTCTTGGTCTTTCAGCGGCTCTTGGTGGGGGATGTGGAAGAGGCGGAGAGCTTTGTGCAGAACTCTGTCCGTGAGCGGGGAGCCGAGCCGACGATCGATCAGGTGCTGCTCCCAGCGGCCGTGCAGGTGAGGCGAGAAATGCTGGCGGGCAGGCTGAATCGGGAGGAGACAGAATCGATCCTCGGCACCTTGTCGGAGTTAGCGGATGAAGCTGAGCCGAATGGGGAGGACCTCCTTGAGCCTCCACCCTCTGAAACCCGTCCTCTATTGCTCTGCCGGAGCTTTGACGCCTCCGCAGACGCCATCGCGCTACGTTGGCTGGAGCGCCGCCTCGCCCCTGGGTTTTTGAAGTGGGAGTCCATTCCGAAATCGGCCCTCGTCTCAGAAGTGATTGAGCAGGTGGAGCGCCTGCAGCCGCGCCTCGTCTGCATCAGCGCCGTGCCTCCCGGAGTGAGCAGTCAGGCCCAGATCCTGTGCAAACGCCTCCGCCATCGCTTCCCTGAGCTGCAGATCCTGCTAGCCCGATGGGGCGGACAGACGGCGGAAAGCACTTTAGAAACCGGTGCCTCCTGGGTGGTCACGACCACTGAAGCGGCCCGGGAGCGCCTCACCGAGGCCCTGCGGCTGGACCGCCCTGTCGCGAATGAAGAGGATGGCGGAAAAACTAAAAAAAATGAGGCCTCATTCGTCGCGTCACGACGATATGGCTTGTGA
- a CDS encoding anthranilate synthase component II, with amino-acid sequence MLLIIDNYDSFTYNLVQYFGEMGATMQIHRNDQITLEEIAKLKPDHICVSPGPCTPKEAGISCDVIKTFGQSTPILGVCLGHQSIGHVFGGDVVRAGRLMHGKTSVIRHQGQSVFKDLPQPFTATRYHSLLVKRDTLPKCLEITAVADDDESEIMGLKHKELPIHGVQFHPESILTQEGKKLLKNFLEM; translated from the coding sequence ATGCTGCTGATCATCGACAACTACGACTCCTTTACCTACAACCTCGTCCAGTATTTCGGGGAGATGGGGGCGACCATGCAGATCCATCGCAATGATCAGATCACGCTGGAGGAGATTGCCAAGCTAAAGCCGGATCACATCTGCGTGTCTCCCGGCCCCTGCACGCCAAAGGAGGCGGGGATCAGTTGTGATGTGATCAAGACCTTTGGCCAGAGCACGCCGATCCTCGGGGTGTGTCTGGGGCACCAGAGCATCGGCCATGTTTTCGGCGGCGATGTGGTGCGCGCGGGGCGTCTCATGCATGGGAAGACCTCGGTGATTCGGCATCAGGGCCAGTCGGTCTTTAAAGATCTGCCGCAGCCTTTCACCGCCACGCGGTATCACTCGCTGCTGGTGAAGCGGGACACGCTGCCGAAGTGCCTGGAGATCACAGCTGTGGCAGACGATGATGAGAGTGAGATCATGGGCCTGAAGCATAAGGAACTGCCCATTCATGGCGTGCAGTTTCACCCCGAGTCCATCCTGACTCAGGAGGGGAAGAAGCTCCTGAAGAACTTCCTGGAGATGTAG